The following coding sequences lie in one Spea bombifrons isolate aSpeBom1 chromosome 5, aSpeBom1.2.pri, whole genome shotgun sequence genomic window:
- the GJD4 gene encoding gap junction delta-4 protein: MKYLDPVGYLFVTFSYNVTPIGKIWLTVMILLRMLMAICAGDPLYRDEQERFICNTLQPGCSNVCYDIYSPVSYMRYWLIQTVMVFLPYALFSVHVLNKAIKHMTKVNDRCRKSNSYDDGLNTEIPDFSLAYIVHLLLRTVLEAGFCAGQYFLFGILVPKRFSCSEPPCTSSVDCFISRPTEKSLMMIFIWGTAAISLILSVVDLIYVANGRRRRSDIHKKEMLLENDSLKGGFCSNTPPNTKPPETPEQMIIYTECPSNDLEGINRQIKGDSHSLPSLEGETASFQTEGSHPDVGKSNANANSNKAHPWQISIKSPGGSTIVSEQLLVTQRQPRCRKELSGDSAKQDSAQSDKNTACKTKKSAWV; encoded by the exons ATGAAGTACTTGGACCCTGTTGGATATTTATTTGTTACTTTCAGCTACAATGTCACTCCGATCG GAAAGATCTGGCTTACGGTAATGATCCTACTTAGAATGCTGATGGCTATTTGTGCTGGAGATCCACTTTATCGGGATGAGCAGGAACGATTTATCTGCAACACGTTACAGCCTGGATGTTCTAATGTGTGCTATGACATTTACTCTCCGGTGTCCTACATGAGATACTGGCTGATTCAGACCGTGATGGTCTTCTTGCCGTACGCCTTGTTCAGCGTCCATGTTTTAAACAAAGCGATAAAACACATGACCAAAGTAAATGATCGCTGCAGAAAGAGTAACTCATACGATGACGGTTTGAATACGGAAATTCCAGATTTCTCCTTGGCTTACATAGTACATCTTCTTCTAAGGACCGTTCTAGAGGCCGGTTTCTGCGCAGGGCAGTATTTTCTCTTTGGGATTTTAGTCCCTAAAAGATTTAGCTGTTCCGAGCCCCCGTGCACCAGCAGCGTTGACTGCTTCATCTCGAGACCCACTGAAAAGTCACTAATGATGATATTTATCTGGGGGACCGCTGCCATCTCCTTGATACTCAGTGTGGTAGACCTCATTTATGTAGccaatggaagaagaagaaggtcaGATATCCATAAAAAGGAAATGTTACTGGAAAATGATTCTCTAAAAGGTGGGTTCTGTTCTAATACCCCTCCAAACACCAAACCTCCCGAAACTCCAGAGCAAATGATCATATATACGGAATGTCCTTCCAATGACCTTGAGGGAATCAACAGACAAATCAAAGGAGACTCACATTCGCTGCCTTCACTCGAAGGGGAAACGGCTTCATTTCAGACAGAAGGTTCCCATCCGGACGTGGGAAAGTCCAACGCGAACGCAAACAGCAACAAGGCTCATCCCTGGCAAATTAGCATCAAATCTCCTGGCGGCAGCACAATTGTAAGCGAGCAGCTTTTAGTCACCCAGAGGCAACCCCGCTGTAGGAAAGAACTCAGCGGCGATTCTGCTAAGCAGGATTCCGCCCAGTCTGACAAGAACACAGCGTGTAAAACCAAAAAGTCTGCATGGGTTTAA